From a region of the Primulina eburnea isolate SZY01 chromosome 7, ASM2296580v1, whole genome shotgun sequence genome:
- the LOC140835733 gene encoding uncharacterized protein, translating into MSPKRKSTEGDDMTLPTDKAAKVVDEFSKLLKEQAKVRGEQIQQLLSMQTSTQGRGHGRGQGTTESSEDGAYDRFRRMNPLEFIGGLDPLVGLEWVKSLEAIFDYLKSTDTDKVSCAVFMLVKTARIWWEATKVTVNVRELKWNEFKKLFYAKYFSNEVKAKKIKEFLELRQDSLSVTEYTLKFEEGWVFFPFIAANDKDKGEHFLCGLNPEIRRDVHMSKVVTYQEIVERSLLAEHDEQEIENERQLRRQYFHARGQGASANVRTDHKGKGKMEQRNKPPLPSSDNDTPLCPMCGKPHKRECLIGSDPCYRCKEMGHTTQKCPLSSNQGRVQGRIFVMTKEGANPDSSVISVFMHSLSVEPTVMSLHFNIVLPSRDEICPTSILKACHVQMGTTLLFVDFIVIPMVAFDGILGMDWLSVYRAMIDCVGKTVKFLADDHESDVFVGLGSSLGIPIISCLQDTKLLHKGCIGFLA; encoded by the exons ATGTCTCCCAAGCGAAAGAGTACCGAAGGGGATGATATGACCCTTCCCACTGATAAGGCTGCGAAAGTTGTAGATGAATTCAGTAAGTTATTAAAAGAACAAGCGAAGGTTCGTGGCGAACAGATTCAACAGTTATTGAGCATGCAAACTTCGACTCAGGGTCGTGGCCATGGAAGGGGTCAAGGCACAACTGAAAGTTCTGAAGATGGTGCATATGATCGGTTCAGGCGTATGAATCCTCTTGAATTTATTGGTGGTCTTGATCCACTAGTGGGTCTAGAATGGGTCAAATCATTGGAGGCTATCTTTGATTATTTGAAATCCACTGATACAGATAAAGTAagttgtgctgtttttatgTTGGTGAAAACTGCTCGTATTTGGTGGGAAGCCACCAAAGTCACTGTTAATGTTCGAGAACTAAAGTGGAACGAGTTCAAGAAATTATTCTAtgccaaatatttttcaaacgaAGTCAAGGCCAAGAAGATAAAAGAATTTCTAGAATTGAGGCAAGATTCCTTGTCTGTCACTGAATATACTCTGAAATTTGAAGAAGGATGGgtcttttttccttttattgCCGCAAATGATAAAGACAAGGGAGAACACTTCCTTTGTGGTTTGAATCCGGAAATTAGAAGGGATGTTCACATGTCCAAGGTGGTTACATATCAAGAAATTGTTGAGAGATCATTGCTTGCTGAGCATGATGAGCAAGAGATCGAGAATGAGCGGCAATTAAGAAGGCAATATTTCCATGCAAGAGGTCAAGGGGCAAGTGCTAATGTTCGAACTGACCACAAAGGCAAAGGCAAGATGGAACAACGTAATAAACCTCCTTTGCCTTCCTCAGATAATGATACACCATTATGTCCCATGTGTGGAAAGCCACACAAGAGAGAATGTTTGATTGGAAGTGACCCATGTTACAGATGCAAGGAAATGGGGCACACAACACAGAAGTGTCCTCTTTCTTCGAATCAAGGAAGAGTGCAAGGTAGAATTTTTGTAATGACAAAAGAAGGTGCTAATCCTGATTCTTCGGTAATATCAG TGTTTATGCACTCTTTATCTGTTGAGCCTACTGTCATGTCTTTACATTTCAATATTGTGTTGCCTTCTAGAGATGAAATTTGTCCAACTAGTATTCTTAAGGCTTGTCATGTACAAATGGGTACAACATTATTGtttgtcgatttcatagttatTCCAATGGTTGCTTTTGATGGTATATTGGGTATGGATTGGTTATCTGTTTATCGTGCGATGATTGACTGTGTGGGCAAGACAGTGAAGTTTTTAGCCGATGACCATGAGAGTGATGTATTTGTTGGTCTAGGTTCTTCATTGGGTATTCCTATTATTTCATGTCTACAAGATACTAAATTGTTGCACAAAGGTTGTATTGGTTTTCTTGCTTAA